From a region of the Fischerella sp. JS2 genome:
- a CDS encoding DUF4278 domain-containing protein has product MHLSYRGIRYQSQATQLPVSNNSQKYNYRGVPYEIHQAKNTINQQCFQLKYRGVNYKSCIG; this is encoded by the coding sequence ATGCATCTATCTTATCGTGGTATTCGTTATCAATCTCAAGCTACTCAATTACCAGTATCAAATAATAGTCAAAAATATAATTATCGAGGAGTTCCTTACGAAATTCATCAGGCTAAAAATACCATAAACCAACAATGTTTTCAACTTAAATATCGTGGTGTTAATTATAAAAGTTGCATAGGTTAA
- the proB gene encoding glutamate 5-kinase has product MSKTIVVKIGTSSLTQPETGQLAISTIATLAETLSHLRRQGHQVILVSSGAVGVGCARLGLTERPKAIALKQAVAAVGQGRLIRVYDDLFTTLQQPIAQVLLTRSDLVQRSRYLNVYNTFKELLELGVIPVVNENDTVAVEELKFGDNDTLSALVASLVHADWLFLLTDVDRLYSADPRFVPDAQPIALVSSIKELEELQVQTGTQGSQWGTGGMVTKISAARIATAAGVRTVITEGKCPQNIEKILQGEPIGTHFQPHLEPTSARKRWIAYGLVPSGKLYLDEGAVVAISQAGKSLLAAGVTALAGEFDAQDAVVLCDSKGNEIARGIVNYSKAELQQICGRHSSEIPAILGYEGAETVVHRDNLVLT; this is encoded by the coding sequence ATGAGCAAAACCATCGTTGTGAAAATCGGCACTTCTAGTCTGACTCAACCAGAAACTGGACAATTAGCAATTTCCACTATTGCAACTTTAGCGGAAACTCTCTCGCATCTGCGGCGACAGGGACATCAGGTAATTTTGGTTTCTTCTGGGGCTGTAGGAGTGGGTTGTGCGCGCTTGGGTTTAACAGAAAGACCAAAAGCGATCGCACTTAAACAAGCAGTAGCAGCAGTGGGACAAGGACGGTTGATCCGCGTCTATGATGATTTATTTACCACCCTGCAACAGCCAATAGCTCAAGTATTGCTGACTCGTAGTGACTTGGTACAGCGTAGTCGCTATCTGAACGTTTACAACACCTTTAAGGAATTGCTGGAACTAGGTGTAATTCCTGTGGTCAACGAAAATGACACCGTAGCAGTAGAGGAACTAAAATTTGGTGATAATGATACTCTATCTGCTTTAGTTGCTAGCTTAGTACATGCAGATTGGCTATTTTTGCTCACTGATGTAGATCGACTTTACTCTGCCGATCCTCGTTTTGTACCTGATGCTCAGCCAATTGCCCTAGTTAGTAGTATCAAAGAATTAGAAGAACTACAAGTGCAAACAGGCACTCAAGGTTCTCAATGGGGTACAGGTGGTATGGTAACGAAAATTTCCGCAGCACGAATTGCCACTGCTGCTGGTGTTCGTACCGTAATTACCGAAGGTAAGTGTCCCCAAAATATAGAAAAAATCTTACAAGGTGAACCAATAGGAACTCATTTTCAACCCCACTTAGAACCAACATCTGCCCGTAAACGCTGGATTGCCTACGGTCTAGTGCCTTCTGGAAAATTGTATTTAGACGAAGGCGCTGTAGTCGCAATTTCCCAAGCAGGCAAATCTCTATTAGCTGCTGGTGTTACTGCCTTAGCAGGCGAATTTGATGCTCAAGATGCTGTAGTGTTATGTGACTCTAAAGGTAACGAAATTGCAAGAGGAATTGTCAATTACAGCAAAGCAGAACTACAACAGATTTGCGGGCGGCACTCCAGTGAAATTCCGGCAATTTTAGGGTATGAAGGTGCAGAAACTGTAGTCCACCGGGATAATTTGGTTTTGACTTAG
- a CDS encoding TetR/AcrR family transcriptional regulator: MVRSAKIRHSSNNSRSVRDPEATKKHILDAAEAEFAKRGLSGARIEAIAKGAGVTTAMIHYYFENKEGLYKTVLQRPATEMHDMLEQLDLEKLPPQEALKTVVRVAIAYEAAHPFRGMLWFQEANQNQGKYFKLGNWQKTFAFITKVLERGMAEGIFRQFDPFLICLQIAGICTFYFNAHENIKHLTPDVDRLSSEMVEKYTQEAINLILAGVGVEMGDGGVRGVCRRASDFPQGGVGGV; this comes from the coding sequence GTGGTTCGTTCAGCTAAAATAAGACACTCGTCTAACAACAGTCGTTCAGTCCGAGATCCGGAGGCGACAAAAAAACATATTTTGGATGCAGCCGAAGCAGAGTTTGCTAAGCGTGGGTTGAGTGGCGCGCGCATAGAGGCGATCGCTAAAGGTGCTGGCGTAACTACAGCGATGATCCACTATTATTTTGAGAATAAAGAAGGGTTGTATAAAACAGTGTTGCAACGTCCGGCAACGGAAATGCATGATATGCTTGAGCAACTTGATCTCGAAAAATTACCACCCCAAGAAGCACTGAAGACTGTAGTGAGGGTAGCGATCGCTTACGAAGCGGCTCATCCTTTTCGGGGAATGCTCTGGTTTCAAGAAGCAAATCAAAATCAAGGCAAATATTTTAAATTAGGCAACTGGCAAAAAACCTTTGCCTTCATTACTAAAGTATTAGAACGGGGTATGGCAGAGGGGATTTTTCGTCAATTCGATCCGTTTCTCATTTGTTTACAAATTGCTGGTATCTGTACTTTTTACTTTAATGCTCATGAGAATATTAAACATCTCACACCAGATGTTGATAGGCTGAGTTCAGAAATGGTTGAAAAATATACTCAAGAAGCAATTAATTTAATTTTGGCAGGAGTGGGAGTTGAGATGGGAGATGGGGGAGTCAGAGGAGTGTGTAGACGCGCAAGCGACTTCCCGCAGGGTGGAGTGGGGGGAGTGTGA
- a CDS encoding molybdopterin-binding protein, translating into MPRKEQGWITFQTSEEERKMLEEFCQQSQRTKTEVLREFVRSLNKESPVSSVSLAPLPTLPKEEDASTHSSEVTTQKKPLKVSSRNVLKGVVTKIVNGPVNSEVTLEIVHKVQLTSVITKVSSEELELVVGGEAYAVIKSTDIVVAKD; encoded by the coding sequence ATGCCAAGAAAAGAACAAGGATGGATTACATTTCAAACCTCTGAGGAGGAGCGAAAAATGCTGGAGGAGTTTTGCCAGCAATCTCAACGCACAAAAACAGAGGTTCTACGGGAATTTGTACGCAGTTTGAACAAAGAGTCTCCAGTATCTTCAGTTTCTCTAGCCCCATTACCAACTCTGCCCAAAGAAGAAGATGCTAGCACTCATTCATCAGAAGTTACTACTCAAAAGAAACCATTAAAAGTTAGTTCCCGAAATGTTCTCAAAGGGGTTGTCACCAAAATTGTGAATGGGCCAGTCAATAGTGAAGTAACACTAGAGATTGTTCACAAAGTCCAGCTAACCTCTGTGATCACCAAAGTCTCAAGTGAAGAATTAGAGCTGGTTGTCGGAGGAGAAGCCTATGCTGTAATTAAATCTACAGACATAGTAGTTGCCAAAGATTGA
- a CDS encoding Rieske 2Fe-2S domain-containing protein, whose translation MLSGAPWLMAHKSMLEINKPKKFSLYGSDYVLWKDATGKINALPNACPHMGAMLSEGWCEQKKDKSSVVVCPFHALEFDSEGCTILPGSKKKTLSQLQPLELIIQGDFIWSYGGQEPKAQIPNILNKIAVEYDFIGYTADTSVKTDLLSMLLNMHDYNHQNGTHRPLFRITEVNFDQFIDNGHESHAFYNMPTAPTNLGAKIKKPDLLLLPKELKAHLENHFPSLVIFHGETAIGKVAQCHLFIPESQMRTRTYILMFGKPKHPVFKIFSKSILNFAKVVVEQDTDILQKIYPNTPQKIKLNNEVGMDWVRRNFENWPEIKEPNFSK comes from the coding sequence ATGCTGTCTGGCGCTCCCTGGTTAATGGCACATAAATCAATGTTGGAGATTAATAAGCCGAAAAAATTTTCTCTCTACGGCTCAGACTATGTCCTGTGGAAAGATGCAACAGGTAAAATTAACGCCTTACCAAACGCCTGTCCCCATATGGGAGCAATGTTATCAGAAGGTTGGTGTGAGCAAAAAAAAGATAAAAGTAGCGTAGTAGTTTGTCCGTTTCACGCCTTAGAATTTGACAGTGAAGGTTGCACTATTTTGCCTGGTTCAAAAAAGAAAACCTTATCACAACTGCAACCATTGGAGTTAATTATTCAAGGAGATTTTATTTGGTCTTATGGTGGACAAGAACCAAAAGCACAAATTCCTAATATTTTAAATAAAATTGCTGTTGAGTATGACTTTATCGGTTATACAGCAGACACAAGCGTCAAGACAGATTTACTGTCTATGCTGCTGAATATGCATGACTATAACCATCAAAATGGTACTCATCGTCCTCTTTTTCGGATCACAGAAGTAAACTTTGATCAATTTATCGATAACGGGCATGAATCTCACGCTTTTTATAATATGCCAACAGCACCGACAAACTTAGGTGCAAAAATTAAAAAGCCAGATTTGCTGTTATTACCAAAAGAACTGAAAGCGCATTTAGAAAATCACTTTCCGTCTTTAGTCATTTTTCATGGTGAAACAGCGATTGGTAAAGTAGCCCAATGCCATTTATTTATCCCAGAATCACAAATGCGAACACGTACATATATATTAATGTTTGGAAAACCTAAACATCCAGTATTTAAAATATTTAGTAAAAGTATTCTTAACTTTGCCAAAGTTGTTGTCGAACAAGATACAGATATTTTGCAAAAAATTTATCCAAATACTCCTCAGAAAATTAAGCTTAATAACGAAGTTGGGATGGATTGGGTAAGACGAAATTTTGAGAATTGGCCTGAAATCAAAGAACCTAACTTTTCTAAATAA
- the glyA gene encoding serine hydroxymethyltransferase gives MTLTNSDFLSSYDPAVADLINKELQRQRDHLELIASENFTSAAVLAAQGSVLTNKYAEGLPGKRYYGGCEFIDQIEQIAIDRAKQLFSAAHANVQPHSGAQANFAVFLSLLEPGDTIMGMDLSHGGHLTHGSPVNVSGKWFKVVHYGVSQQTEQLDYDQVRELALRERPKLLICGYSAYPRVIDFEKFRSIADEVGAYLLADIAHIAGLVATGLHPNPIPYCDVVTTTTHKTLRGPRGGLIMTHDSELGKKLDKAVFPGTQGGPLEHVIAAKAVAFGEALKPEFKTYSAQVIDNARALAMQLQNRGLKLVSNGTDNHLILVDLRSIGMTGKQAEQYLSVVNVTTNKNTVPFDPESPFVTSGLRLGSPAMTTRGLEVADFTEIGNIIADRLLNPDSESVAVDCRRRVAALCDRFPLYPHLIIPVPALA, from the coding sequence GTGACTCTGACTAATTCAGATTTTCTTTCCTCCTATGATCCTGCTGTTGCGGATTTAATCAACAAAGAACTACAACGTCAACGTGACCATTTGGAGTTGATTGCAAGTGAAAACTTTACCTCTGCGGCTGTACTGGCTGCACAAGGTTCAGTACTGACAAATAAATATGCTGAAGGTTTGCCAGGTAAACGTTACTATGGCGGTTGTGAATTTATAGACCAAATAGAGCAAATAGCGATTGATCGCGCTAAACAACTGTTTAGTGCTGCTCATGCAAACGTACAACCCCACTCTGGCGCACAAGCAAATTTTGCCGTCTTTCTAAGTCTGCTAGAACCAGGAGACACGATCATGGGGATGGACTTGTCTCACGGCGGACACCTCACCCACGGTTCACCTGTGAATGTGTCGGGCAAATGGTTTAAGGTTGTTCATTATGGTGTTAGTCAACAAACAGAACAACTAGACTATGACCAAGTTCGAGAGCTGGCGCTAAGGGAGCGTCCAAAGCTCTTGATTTGTGGTTATTCTGCCTATCCTCGTGTCATTGATTTTGAAAAGTTCCGCAGTATTGCTGATGAAGTTGGTGCATACTTACTAGCAGATATTGCCCATATTGCCGGTTTAGTTGCTACTGGCTTACACCCCAACCCCATCCCTTATTGTGATGTCGTAACAACAACTACCCACAAAACCCTACGGGGGCCTAGAGGTGGTTTGATTATGACCCATGATTCGGAATTGGGTAAAAAACTAGATAAAGCTGTTTTCCCTGGTACTCAAGGTGGACCATTAGAACACGTTATCGCTGCTAAAGCAGTAGCTTTTGGAGAAGCACTAAAACCAGAATTTAAAACTTATTCTGCTCAAGTTATTGACAATGCCCGCGCCTTGGCTATGCAACTCCAAAATCGTGGCTTAAAGTTAGTATCTAATGGAACAGACAATCATCTTATTCTCGTAGATTTACGTAGCATAGGCATGACTGGTAAACAAGCGGAACAGTATCTAAGTGTGGTAAATGTCACTACTAACAAAAATACAGTTCCTTTTGATCCAGAGTCACCATTTGTTACCAGTGGTTTGAGATTAGGTTCTCCAGCTATGACCACACGGGGTCTGGAAGTGGCAGACTTTACAGAGATTGGTAATATTATTGCTGATCGCCTATTAAACCCAGATTCCGAAAGTGTTGCTGTTGATTGTCGGCGAAGGGTAGCAGCACTGTGCGATCGCTTCCCCTTGTACCCGCACTTGATAATTCCTGTACCAGCGTTAGCCTAA
- a CDS encoding Tic20 family protein, whose amino-acid sequence MTWRGSTTVKDRIFACLPYLLPVVEVFAYGQFFLTQFPPVQFLFLPLLPLLRIYYGVRYAGLIIFFALFIFVVRNEKISHFIRFNTMQAILLDIIVFLFGILTDVVGLLPAGDFAVQTLYTTVFLGIVAACVYSMIQSLLGRYAEIPAISDAVYMQLPR is encoded by the coding sequence ATGACTTGGCGTGGGTCTACAACAGTTAAAGACAGGATTTTTGCTTGTTTGCCTTATTTGCTTCCTGTTGTTGAAGTTTTTGCATATGGTCAATTTTTTCTCACCCAGTTTCCACCTGTGCAATTTTTATTTTTGCCCTTGCTGCCATTATTGAGAATTTATTATGGCGTTCGTTATGCTGGATTGATTATTTTCTTTGCTTTATTTATCTTTGTAGTGCGAAACGAAAAAATCAGTCATTTTATTCGTTTCAACACTATGCAGGCAATTCTGCTGGACATTATAGTTTTCTTGTTTGGTATCCTAACTGATGTTGTTGGATTGCTTCCTGCTGGAGATTTTGCCGTCCAGACTTTATACACTACTGTTTTTCTAGGCATAGTGGCAGCATGTGTATATTCTATGATCCAGTCGCTGTTAGGGCGTTACGCAGAAATTCCCGCCATTTCTGATGCAGTATACATGCAACTACCACGCTAG
- a CDS encoding Npun_F5560 family protein, translated as MSQTDNSNIQALSTEVSKLRQELQLRDQLVQQLSQELFRLVKGNTNFMPQPEMSERYQSQLQTLREQLQAVEQQVTFYQEQIATRDAEIYQLRQSVQELTDRSRMLEQVVQELPQIYRRKFEERMAPVREKVAMLQRENRQLQAELQSVSYRLALKTRTTSHSGIDLPNFPPMASDASNISTVQNA; from the coding sequence GTGAGCCAAACTGATAACTCCAATATTCAAGCTCTCTCTACAGAAGTATCGAAGTTGCGTCAAGAATTGCAACTTCGTGATCAATTAGTGCAACAGCTGTCTCAAGAACTGTTCCGACTGGTGAAGGGTAACACTAACTTTATGCCCCAGCCAGAAATGTCTGAGCGTTATCAAAGTCAGCTTCAAACATTGCGAGAACAATTACAAGCAGTTGAACAACAAGTAACTTTTTATCAAGAACAAATTGCAACTCGAGACGCCGAAATCTATCAGTTGCGTCAGTCGGTGCAAGAACTAACCGATCGCAGCCGGATGTTAGAGCAAGTAGTACAGGAGTTACCACAAATTTATCGTCGTAAGTTTGAAGAGCGTATGGCTCCTGTCAGAGAAAAAGTAGCAATGCTACAACGAGAAAATCGCCAGTTACAAGCTGAACTGCAAAGCGTGAGTTATCGTTTGGCGCTAAAAACCCGTACAACTTCTCACAGTGGTATAGATCTACCAAATTTTCCGCCGATGGCATCCGATGCAAGTAATATTTCTACTGTGCAAAATGCCTAA
- a CDS encoding competence/damage-inducible protein A, producing MSAEIICVGTEMLLGNILNSNAQYLAIQLAKLGIPHYYQTVVGDNPERLKHVIEIATQRAEILIFTGGLGPTPDDLTCETIADFFNTPLVEHPEIIEDIARKYAQRGRQMSPSNRKQALIPKGAEILPNHTGTAPGIIWQPQPGLTIFTFPGVPSEMQRMWEETAVPYLQNLGWGKETIYSRMLKFWGIAESALAEKVAAYLNLTNPTVAPYASKGEVKLRISAKAASETAAQELIAPVQKQLQDIAGLDYYGADDDTLASVVGDLLRRDQETLAVAESCTGGGLGQMLTEISGSSDYFWGGVISYDNSVKINLLGVNVEDLAKFGAVSATVAEQMALGVRSRLSTNWGLSITGIAGPTGGTETKPVGLVYIGLAKPNGEVESFEYRWGAGRSRSLIRHLSACSALDQLRRKLLTR from the coding sequence ATGAGTGCAGAAATTATTTGTGTTGGTACTGAAATGCTGTTGGGAAATATCCTTAACAGCAATGCTCAATATTTGGCAATACAATTAGCAAAATTAGGGATTCCTCACTACTATCAAACAGTCGTAGGAGATAACCCCGAAAGACTCAAGCATGTTATTGAAATAGCAACTCAAAGAGCAGAAATATTAATTTTTACAGGCGGTCTTGGCCCGACACCAGATGACCTTACCTGCGAAACTATTGCCGATTTTTTTAACACTCCTTTAGTAGAACACCCTGAAATTATCGAAGATATTGCCCGTAAATACGCTCAACGCGGTCGGCAAATGTCACCCAGCAATCGCAAGCAAGCTTTGATACCTAAAGGAGCAGAGATATTACCTAATCATACTGGTACAGCACCAGGTATCATCTGGCAACCCCAACCAGGATTAACAATATTTACCTTCCCTGGTGTACCAAGCGAAATGCAACGGATGTGGGAAGAAACCGCAGTACCCTATTTGCAAAACCTTGGTTGGGGTAAGGAAACTATTTACAGTCGGATGTTAAAGTTTTGGGGCATTGCTGAATCTGCTTTAGCAGAAAAAGTCGCTGCTTATCTTAATTTAACCAATCCAACTGTAGCCCCTTATGCTAGCAAGGGAGAAGTCAAGTTACGGATTTCAGCAAAAGCCGCTTCTGAAACCGCCGCACAAGAATTAATTGCCCCTGTACAGAAACAACTCCAAGATATTGCTGGACTGGATTATTACGGTGCTGATGATGACACCCTTGCTTCCGTTGTTGGTGATTTACTGCGTAGAGACCAAGAAACCCTTGCTGTAGCAGAATCCTGTACTGGTGGGGGACTAGGGCAGATGTTAACAGAAATTTCTGGTAGTTCTGATTACTTCTGGGGTGGAGTAATATCCTACGATAACTCAGTCAAAATTAATCTCTTAGGTGTCAATGTTGAAGATTTAGCAAAATTTGGGGCGGTTAGTGCTACTGTAGCAGAACAAATGGCGCTGGGTGTGCGATCGCGTCTTAGCACTAATTGGGGACTGAGTATTACTGGTATTGCTGGACCGACTGGTGGGACTGAGACTAAGCCAGTAGGTTTAGTTTACATTGGTTTGGCAAAACCAAACGGCGAAGTGGAGAGTTTTGAATATCGTTGGGGTGCAGGGCGGAGTAGATCTTTAATTCGTCATCTCAGTGCTTGTAGTGCTTTGGATCAACTGCGACGAAAGTTGCTGACAAGGTAA
- the psaC gene encoding photosystem I iron-sulfur center protein PsaC, translated as MSHTVKIYDTCIGCTQCVRACPTDVLEMVPWDGCRAGQIASSPRTEDCVGCKRCETACPTDFLSIRVYLGAETTRSMGLAY; from the coding sequence ATGTCTCATACCGTAAAAATCTACGATACCTGCATTGGCTGCACCCAGTGTGTCCGCGCTTGCCCAACAGATGTGTTGGAGATGGTTCCCTGGGACGGCTGTAGAGCTGGACAAATAGCTTCTTCCCCCCGTACAGAAGATTGTGTGGGTTGCAAGCGGTGTGAAACTGCTTGTCCCACTGACTTCTTGAGCATCCGGGTTTATCTAGGAGCGGAAACAACTCGCAGCATGGGTCTGGCTTATTAA
- a CDS encoding fumarylacetoacetate hydrolase family protein: MAQRFVRVQNPEGQIYYGLLQLSMKVQVLDAPPWLQGQPTDLILEPDDYEILAPCAPSKIIAVGKNYAEHAAEMGTEVPAEPLIFLKPPTSVIASLAKIQYPSQSQRVDYEGELALVIGDRTFNCTPKEAQMKIWGYTIANDVTARDLQKKDSQWTRAKSFDTFCPLGPWIVRELSPGARLQTFLNEEPTPVQSATIDQMVFPPDYLVSYISQIMTLLPGDVVLTGTPVGVGSLNIGDRVRVEIEGIGRLENTVAVVDS, encoded by the coding sequence ATGGCGCAGCGCTTTGTGCGAGTTCAAAATCCAGAAGGGCAGATTTACTATGGTTTGCTACAACTTTCCATGAAAGTGCAGGTGCTGGATGCTCCACCCTGGTTACAAGGTCAACCTACGGATTTGATTTTAGAACCAGATGATTATGAGATATTGGCTCCCTGTGCACCTTCAAAAATCATAGCTGTCGGCAAAAATTATGCGGAACATGCGGCGGAAATGGGAACTGAGGTACCTGCTGAACCACTAATTTTTCTCAAACCGCCCACATCTGTAATTGCTTCGTTAGCAAAAATTCAATATCCATCACAGTCACAACGAGTAGACTATGAAGGAGAATTAGCATTAGTTATTGGCGATCGCACTTTTAATTGCACACCTAAAGAAGCCCAGATGAAAATTTGGGGTTATACCATCGCCAATGATGTTACAGCGCGAGATTTACAAAAGAAAGATAGTCAATGGACACGAGCAAAAAGTTTTGATACGTTTTGTCCCCTTGGCCCGTGGATTGTCCGTGAATTAAGCCCAGGAGCCAGATTACAGACTTTCTTAAATGAAGAGCCTACTCCTGTACAATCTGCCACTATAGACCAAATGGTCTTTCCCCCAGACTACCTTGTGTCTTACATCAGTCAGATCATGACACTATTACCGGGGGACGTTGTGCTGACAGGTACGCCTGTGGGAGTTGGATCTCTAAATATAGGCGATCGCGTCCGTGTAGAAATAGAAGGCATTGGTCGCTTGGAAAACACAGTAGCGGTAGTTGATAGCTAG
- the rpsF gene encoding 30S ribosomal protein S6 — translation MQTVYETMYILRPDLGDEQVEQIISKYENLLREQGADNIQSQNRGKRRLAYEIKKQRDGIYIQLNYTGPGKMIAVLERAMRLSEEVIRYLTINQQVQEPKASTEAA, via the coding sequence ATGCAAACTGTTTATGAAACAATGTACATCCTGCGTCCTGATTTGGGGGATGAACAGGTAGAGCAAATCATTTCTAAGTATGAGAACTTGCTACGGGAACAAGGAGCTGACAATATCCAAAGTCAAAATCGAGGCAAGCGTCGTTTAGCTTATGAAATTAAAAAGCAAAGAGATGGCATCTATATCCAGCTGAACTATACTGGTCCAGGCAAAATGATTGCGGTGTTAGAACGTGCCATGCGTCTGAGCGAGGAAGTGATTCGCTACCTAACAATCAACCAACAGGTACAAGAGCCAAAAGCCTCTACAGAAGCAGCATAG